Genomic segment of Bos taurus isolate L1 Dominette 01449 registration number 42190680 breed Hereford chromosome X, ARS-UCD2.0, whole genome shotgun sequence:
AAAAAGTGGTCTACATGTTAAGACCACTTCTCATAGACCCAGCTTGCTTCTTATAGACCCAGCTTGGTTCTTCTCCAATGTCTTCTCTTGGAGTTGTACCTACACAGAAGGAAATACCAAGTTACAAAGGCAGTCTGACCTCAAATTAGTTGCTCTTACTCACCATAAACTTTGCCTTAAAAGTACCATAAAAAAGTCTTTGAAAGCAAAGGGTTCCATTTTCCCTTCTTTAGCAAGTTTGGAGTTCTTTTTGGAGAGTAAAAAATGATTTGCTAGATGTGTTAAAGAACTAGTCAAATCAATTTTTTACCTCTCAAAATGACTCCAGGCTAAGGAAAACACACTCGTTCTTTACTGGGAGTAAGTAGTAGAGAAGCTCACTTACTTTTGATTCAACAGACCTGGAGCAGACCCAGACGGAGATATATAACCCCAAGTACTAAactagatcaaaccagtcattctaCATAATGGGTTACATGTACATAAAAGCTCTTGCACAACGTTAATACATTAATATCCTCAGTCACTTCAAAGGCCATCAACTGTTCATGTCAATCTGTCATGATTTTACCCCCATAAATGGCAAAATCAAAAAACGATCAACACAGATTTTCTTTCAGCAGGATAATGTCAATACTTCCACAAAAGAAAGCACTGTAATTGCAACCTGCTTTCACTGCATTTTAAAAGTTAGACCACAGAGCAAAAGACCAGTGTCTGATAATTGCAGGCACCCCCTACTGAGCTATGCACTGAGCTTTACatacatttctttcatttctcacaACTACAAAGGCAGGTCCTACCATCACTGGATGGGATACAGTAAACCAAAGGTTGCAATTAATTGGCCTATAAAGCTACAGTGGGTGGCGATTTCCCAGTGTCTAACTGGCTGTATAAACTAAGGAAATGGGCCTTCATTTTTAGCCCTGACAATTCACATCTCAACCTTGGTCTTCACATCAGCAAACTAATcccacttctatttgccatacAACCAAATCAGACTTCTACACTAGCTTCACAATCTTGCACTCATGGGCTTCAGTGTTTATCTTGGCAAGGACTCACTTGCTAGGCCCACCCTACAGTGTCAGcttaaaaatgctttgaaaatactTTGGTTGAAAGAGTCTGATATCCACCTTTGTCTAGAGTTAACCTAGATGACCTTAGaggttctttggagaaattctaGTAATGTCTTTCTCTTAAAACCATCAGTTCAATTCTGTGGGGGAAAGCAAATCTTTCAAtcttcagaaaaaataaacactttctgATCTTCTCACTGGGATGTGTAATGAGAGAGCCACCTTATGCTCTGGTTCAGAGGGAAAGGAACCAGGGAATTTACAAATATTGGAGGAGTGTCTGCCCCTAAGCCCAGCTGTGGACTGGCTGCTGTTCAGAAACCCagaaccacattaaaaaaaaaaaaaagaattgcagaATGGTGGCACAAGATTAATAAAACTGCATGTAACTTTCAACTGTGCACCCAAAGTAATCCTAAATTTAACAAAACACATGGGTGGGGGAGTGTGTCCTTACCTGATTTTATTgccagttttcattcgaatccatTGAGGAATGGGACgattctgcttttgtttcttggcCAGGAATCGCTTGATCCTGAAAGTCTTGTGAGAAGACTGGGAAGGAAATGCAATTAATTTAACAGAAATACCAGAACTTATTCAAAAATTAGGAACTCTCTAAATCCAACAAATACTCAAATGCTTAACACATGCCCAAAACCCTCTCAATGCTAAACCCATCACTGCCCCTTGCTTTGTTCCTCACTTCTCCGGAGGCAGATACAAGGCCAGGGTGTGTTCCAGTCTTCCCTGCTGTCACCCTAGGACTGAGAGGACCACAATCACTGAAGACTGGGACTAGAGCACATGGTTTTCACGAACAACTTGCAAGTCAACCAGCTTTAGTGCACTGTTTTGTACACCGGGTACTGGGAATCCCCTGGCGGGCCAGTGGTTAGGGAATCTGTGCTTACACCGCAAGGGGCCAGCTTCGATCCCCGGTCGGGAACTAAGATTCACGCAAGCCATGCGGTgcattcaaaaagagaaaaaaacacctTACACAAAGTCCCTAACATTTGGCAGATCTGTTCCAGCTCACCGACCATCTTGGTATTAAATCTAACTCTACTTAAAATGTCACTTTCCCAAGTTCCCGCTGTTTTTTGGCTTTCATAAAGAACTTGGGTCATctagttagtcgctcagtcgtgtccgactctttgcgaccccatggactgcagcccaccaggctcctctgtccatgagattttccaggcaaggatactggagtgggttgccatttccttctctattggTCATCTAATCCAAACACTTCCCTCCCCGGTGTGCAGTAGAGTCCAGAGAAATGTCCTGAGTGCTGTTTGTCTGCCCGATGTGGCCCAACACACCCTTGCATAACAGGCGTTATTACAAAGGAAAAGACTACACTCCTCTCTCCCAGCTCATAGCAGCAACTGTAAATTTCTGTTAATAAAACTGTATAACACCAGATACCGATCCTCTCCACACCTAAAAGCATATACAGTTAAAATTTTCCAGGGTACTATCACAGGAAAaacccagtttttcccacagGAAAAATCCGCACGCAGCTAGCATTTTACGAAGAACGCCCGAATGACACACAGATTCACGCCGCATCACCCCTTGTCCCATGAGTTTAAACGGGGTAACGTTCAAATTCCCGAACAAAGGGCTAAAAAGTCCTATAATCTCATCAAGTCGAAGGATTCTGGCCCCCAAGTTAATAAGTCTTCGAAAACCAGCAGTCCACATTCCCTTTTCGATGACCGAAACATCCCGCGTGTCACTGACAACATCCCGAAGTCGGGCCAGTTTCTGGGATGCCCCTTCGACTTCTTGCCCCAGAAACACAGTTCGCTCTGGGAAAAACGGGAATCCCCGCCCGCCTGAGTAGCGGCCTGGAACAGAGAGGGCCCTCTCGGACCTTGCGGGGCCGGCACAGCCCGCCCTTCCCTAGGTGCTAGCTCGCTCGCTTCCCGCCAGGCCCTCAGGCTGGAGCCGAAGCCAAACTCCCTTCTCCCCTGGAAAAGGCCTTAAAAAGTGTCCCGCACCTCGACGCAGCCCGCGGCGCCGGGGAGCTAGCAGAGATCTCAGGTCTCGGAAAGCCACCCCAGAACCGATGGCAACGGATGGACTTACCATGGTGAGGAAAGAACTCAACCGCACATAGGATGGcggagaagagaaaagaggaggaagtGAGCGGAAGGACGTGTTTAGAAGGCGCCGCCGGGGGCGGGGCTTGGGTAGGTCACGCTGTGCGCCAACCAACGCCCTCTGGCGGTTCCTCTCTGCCCACGCTCCCGTTAGACCGTGGGAAACGCTTGTTCCCACGCGCTTGTTCGTGCGAAATGGAATTTGCTTTGCTTCAGTTCCGTAACTGGGTTCCTCAGGAGCCTGTTAGTGTGCCAGGGGCACCTTGTGTCATGGGTGAGGCAGACGGTCCACGATAAATGCCAAGGGAGAAACCCTTCCGAAGGCGGGAGGAGCAAGGGGGCGGGGCTGTCTCCAAAGAGGGCGGGGGAGACGTCATGTTCCAGCGCAAGGGACTTCGGTCCTCGGCTAGGGAGGGAGCACGCgaaggggcgggggcgggggcgggggcggggaacGCCCAACCAGGGA
This window contains:
- the RPL39 gene encoding large ribosomal subunit protein eL39 is translated as MSSHKTFRIKRFLAKKQKQNRPIPQWIRMKTGNKIRYNSKRRHWRRTKLGL